From a single Xyrauchen texanus isolate HMW12.3.18 chromosome 26, RBS_HiC_50CHRs, whole genome shotgun sequence genomic region:
- the si:dkeyp-92c9.2 gene encoding cyclin-dependent kinase 5 activator 1: protein MGTVLSLSPGPRKSGYYDDRPGSLSHYPSLSSRSLNTQKDHSLKRGHSIFLPALTWKRLVASTKKRGETKKGYPGGQAALRAPLNNNNIYQKDPILHLNHENVKKSLSCANLTSYDGPAGLGLGMGRSVGYGKSKQISSVKKVPPTCTSSPKRVIVQASTSELLRCLGEFLCGRCYRLKHLSPVDPVLWLRAVDRSLLLQGWQDQAFVTPANVVFVYMLCRDVVDGNLVSSEHELQAILLTCLYLSYSYMGNEISYPLKPFLVEAGKEAFWDRCLAIIDVTSAKMLRINADPHFFTQIFADLKSEGGCGLQDYARVLDL from the coding sequence ATGGGTACTGTACTGTCCCTCTCGCCGGGTCCCCGAAAATCTGGCTACTATGATGACCGGCCCGGTTCCCTAAGCCATTATCCAAGCCTGAGCAGCCGCTCTTTGAACACTCAGAAGGACCACAGTCTCAAACGTGGCCATTCCATCTTCCTCCCTGCTCTCACATGGAAACGGCTGGTGGCCTCCACAAAGAAGCGAGGCGAGACCAAGAAAGGTTACCCTGGAGGGCAGGCAGCTCTCCGGGCTCCACTAAACAACAATAACATCTATCAGAAGGATCCGATTTTGCACCTCAACCACGAGAATGTGAAGAAGTCACTCTCCTGTGCCAACCTCACCAGCTATGACGGTCCAGCAGGTCTGGGCTTGGGCATGGGTCGGAGTGTTGGCTATGGCAAATCTAAGCAGATCTCCTCCGTAAAGAAGGTTCCACCTACATGCACTTCTTCACCCAAACGTGTGATCGTCCAGGCCTCGACCAGCGAGCTGCTTCGTTGCCTGGGGGAGTTTCTGTGTGGACGCTGCTATCGGCTCAAGCATCTCTCCCCTGTTGATCCGGTTCTGTGGTTGCGAGCTGTAGACCGCTCGCTCTTGCTCCAGGGCTGGCAGGACCAGGCCTTTGTCACTCCAGCCAATGTGGTCTTTGTGTACATGTTGTGTCGTGATGTGGTGGATGGTAACCTTGTGTCTTCAGAGCACGAGCTTCAAGCAATTCTACTGACCTGCCTCTACTTGTCTTACTCCTACATGGGCAACGAGATCTCGTATCCGCTCAAGCCCTTCCTCGTGGAGGCAGGTAAAGAGGCATTCTGGGACCGTTGTCTGGCCATTATCGATGTCACCAGTGCCAAGATGCTGCGCATCAATGCAGACCCACATTTCTTCACGCAAATATTCGCTGATCTGAAGAGTGAAGGAGGTTGCGGACTGCAAGACTATGCTAGAGTTTTGGACTTATGA